GCCGCGTGGGCTCCAACACGCAGACCGCCTACAGCCTGGCTCTGGCCTTTGATCTGCTGCCGGAATCGCTGCGTCCCCGCGCAGCCAAACGGCTGGCGGATGACGTCAACAAGTTCAAGCATATTACCACCGGCTTTGTCGGCGCGCCTTTGGTGTGTCCGGTGTTGAGCGACAACGGCTATTTCAGAGAGGCATTTATGCTGCTCAACCGTAAAGAGTATCCGTCCTGGCTGTATCCCATCACCAAAGGCGCCACCACGATCTGGGAGCGCTGGGACGGCATCAAGCCGGACGGCACATTCCAAGACGCCGGCATGAACTCTTTCAACCATTATGCCTACGGCGCTATCGGCGAATGGCTTTATCGTATAGTGGCCGGCGTGGAGATCGACCCGCGGCAGCCGGGTTATAAGCACATCCTCTTTCAGCCGCATCCGG
This genomic interval from bacterium contains the following:
- a CDS encoding alpha-L-rhamnosidase; this translates as RVGSNTQTAYSLALAFDLLPESLRPRAAKRLADDVNKFKHITTGFVGAPLVCPVLSDNGYFREAFMLLNRKEYPSWLYPITKGATTIWERWDGIKPDGTFQDAGMNSFNHYAYGAIGEWLYRIVAGVEIDPRQPGYKHILFQPHPGGGLTQAKAKVHSMYGPVACGWEIKDKKMRVNLVVPPNTTATAILPNAQLDGVKEGVKKLGRVAGVITSEQKGSDVVLELGSGSYDLTYTCE